The following proteins are encoded in a genomic region of Brachypodium distachyon strain Bd21 chromosome 1, Brachypodium_distachyon_v3.0, whole genome shotgun sequence:
- the LOC100842911 gene encoding protein TPX2 isoform X1, with product MATETKPSSGTTAAVAAPQFQVDEAYEYRAPKYFDFVTDETEDDVRAAERWFEASASHAPSPFAPRIKESRAEVKIDGLCDFADAEEPAPATKKEATEAAAVNNTNPAGDVDGVAACPDAMLESPPTVEEEKASSKSFEFPLSKDLVAKSADGGSSTPNIRRQPPPVEIVVTAPPARVKSTVKTEACTPKVQANASKGGLTDSKIMQTSDLKQSSLRVKKSVIKGACDSVARKASTAANDIAQENQAVKRQKLEDGRTREILNVKTRLLPHKGRGGLAGSTEMTLSSMRMRKHHDDAHSLKEVSPYISAAEMVKKFESGTRGSGNHPNRSMSHEDAGTAVQRKPKLVLTRPKEPEFQTTHRVRAVRMKSSAELEEEMLAKIPKFRARPFNRKIAEAPSFPPLPRKAPQLPEFNEFHLKTMERASRHADTCSETSSVGTMRFQGSKTLKMTEAKPPQLETALRARPSRVKSSQELELEELEKAPKFKARPLNKKILESKGDIGVFAHPKPQATEPKEFHFCTDDRLGPPPAVMDLFDKLSLYSESTSYNDKKDVPRVTIPNPFNLHTDERGHEKERQLEAQLMQKKLEEEKARKFKANPYPYTTDYPVVPPKPDPKPCTRPEGFQLESLVRHELEQQRFMEERERMEREEAQRRLVKAQPILKEDPIPLPEKERKPLTEVQQFQLHVDERAVQRSEFDTMLKEKEITYKRLREENEFAQKIEEEKALKQLRRTLVPQARPLPKFDRPFRPQRSMKQVTRPKSPQLQVNERGARRHAFIR from the exons ATGGCGACGGAGACGAAACCCTCCTCCGGGACGAcggccgcggtggcggcgccgcagtTCCAGGTTGACGAGGCGTACGAGTACCGCGCACCCAAGTACTTCGACTTCGTCACCGACGAGACGGAGGACGacgtccgcgccgccgagcgctGGTTCGAGGCCAGCGCCAGCCACGCGCCCTCAC CGTTCGCCCCGAGGATCAAGGAGTCGAGGGCGGAGGTCAAGATCGATGGACTCTGCGACTTCGCGGACGCGGAGGAGCCTGCTCCGGCGACGAAG AAGGAAGCGACGGAGGCCGCGGCAGTCAACAACACCAATCCGGCAGGGGATGTTGATGG TGTGGCTGCTTGTCCTGATGCCATGTTGGAGTCGCCGCCAACGGTAGAGGAGGAGAAAGCGTCGTCCAAGTCTTTCGAGTTTCCCCTGTCGAAAGACTTGGTTGCCAAAT CAGCTGATGGTGGGTCTAGCACACCTAATATTCGGAGGCAGCCTCCACCTGTGGAGATTGTCGTCActgctccgcctgcccgtgtCAAGTCAACAGTGAAGACCGAAGCGTGCACTCCAAAGGTTCAGGCTAACGCATCCAAGGGAGGTTTGACAGACTCAAAGATCATGCAAACGTCTGATCTGAAGCAGTCTTCGCTGAGAGTCAAGAAAAGTGTGATCAA GGGTGCTTGTGATTCGGTGGCCAGAAAGGCATCTACTGCCGCAAATGACATTGCGCAGGAAAATCAGGCTGTGAAGAGGCAAAAATTAGAAGATGGAAGGACTAGAGAG ATACTGAACGTCAAGACCCGGTTGCTGCCGCACAAGGGAAGAGGTGGTTTAGCAGGAAGCACCGAGATGACCCTGTCTTCCATGAGGATGAGGAAGCACCATGATGATGCCCACTCGTTGAAG GAAGTGTCACCATACATTTCTGCAGCTGAGATGGTCAAGAAGTTCGAGTCTGGGACCAGAGGTTCAGGCAACCAccccaacagatcaatgtcTCAC GAGGATGCAGGAACTGCAGTACAGAGAAAGCCCAAACTTGTGCTTACAAGGCCAAAGGAACCTGAGTTCCAGACTACCCACAGGGTCCGAGCAGTCAGAATGAAGAGCTCTGCAGAGCTAGAGGAGGAGATGCTTGCCAAGATCCCGAAGTTCAGAGCACGGCCATTTAACAGAAAA ATAGCTGAAGCTCCTTCATTCCCTCCTCTTCCAAGGAAAGCTCCACAGTTACCTGAATTCAAC GAATTCCACCTTAAAACGATGGAAAGAGCGTCTCGACATGCAGACACATGTTCAGAAACTTCTTCTGTGGGAACTATGCGC TTTCAGGGTAGTAAGACACTGAAAATGACAGAAGCGAAACCACCACAACTTGAGACAGCACTGCGTGCCAGGCCATCAAG GGTGAAAAGTTCTCAGGAATTGGAACTCGAGGAATTGGAGAAGGCCCCCAAGTTCAAGGCCAGGCCACTGAACAAAAAG ATCCTTGAGAGCAAGGGTGATATTGGTGTTTTTGCCCATCCGAAGCCTCAGGCAACAGAGCCCAAGGAGTTTCATTTTTGTACTGATGATCGCTTgggtcctcctcctgcagTTATGGATCTTTTCGATAAG CTTTCTCTGTACTCTGAATCTACGTCGTATAATGACAAGAAAGATGTGCCGAGAGTGACAATCCCTAACCCATTCAATCTACATACAGAT GAAAGAGGGCATGAAAAGGAGAGGCAACTGGAGGCACAGCTAATGCAGAAGAAGTTagaggaagagaaggccaGGAAATTTAAGGCTAATCCCTACCCCTACACCACAGACTATCCAGTG GTACCACCAAAGCCTGACCCAAAGCCATGCACACGCCCCGAAGGTTTTCAGCTGGAGAGCTTGGTGAGGCATGAATTGGAGCAGCAAAGATTCatggaagaaagagagaggatgGAGAGGGAAGAGGCTCAGAGGAGACTTGTCAAGGCACAACCAATACTGAAAGA GGATCCTATTCCTCTCCCAGAGAAGGAGCGGAAGCCTCTAACCGAAGTCCAGCAATTTCAACTGCATGTTGATGAAAGAGCTGTACAGAGATCAGAATTCGATACCATG TTGAAAGAGAAGGAAATTACTTACAAGAGGTTGAGAGAGGAGAATGAATTTGCACAGAAG ATCGAGGAAGAGAAGGCGCTGAAGCAGCTAAGGAGGACCTTGGTGCCACAAGCACGGCCTCTACCAAAGTTCGACAGACCCTTCCGTCCACAGAG GTCGATGAAGCAGGTGACGAGGCCCAAGTCACCACAGCTCCAGGTGAATGAAAGAGGCGCGAGAAGACATGCCTTCATTAGATGA
- the LOC100842911 gene encoding protein TPX2 isoform X2 — protein MATETKPSSGTTAAVAAPQFQVDEAYEYRAPKYFDFVTDETEDDVRAAERWFEASASHAPSPFAPRIKESRAEVKIDGLCDFADAEEPAPATKKEATEAAAVNNTNPAGDVDGVAACPDAMLESPPTVEEEKASSKSFEFPLSKDLVAKSDGGSSTPNIRRQPPPVEIVVTAPPARVKSTVKTEACTPKVQANASKGGLTDSKIMQTSDLKQSSLRVKKSVIKGACDSVARKASTAANDIAQENQAVKRQKLEDGRTREILNVKTRLLPHKGRGGLAGSTEMTLSSMRMRKHHDDAHSLKEVSPYISAAEMVKKFESGTRGSGNHPNRSMSHEDAGTAVQRKPKLVLTRPKEPEFQTTHRVRAVRMKSSAELEEEMLAKIPKFRARPFNRKIAEAPSFPPLPRKAPQLPEFNEFHLKTMERASRHADTCSETSSVGTMRFQGSKTLKMTEAKPPQLETALRARPSRVKSSQELELEELEKAPKFKARPLNKKILESKGDIGVFAHPKPQATEPKEFHFCTDDRLGPPPAVMDLFDKLSLYSESTSYNDKKDVPRVTIPNPFNLHTDERGHEKERQLEAQLMQKKLEEEKARKFKANPYPYTTDYPVVPPKPDPKPCTRPEGFQLESLVRHELEQQRFMEERERMEREEAQRRLVKAQPILKEDPIPLPEKERKPLTEVQQFQLHVDERAVQRSEFDTMLKEKEITYKRLREENEFAQKIEEEKALKQLRRTLVPQARPLPKFDRPFRPQRSMKQVTRPKSPQLQVNERGARRHAFIR, from the exons ATGGCGACGGAGACGAAACCCTCCTCCGGGACGAcggccgcggtggcggcgccgcagtTCCAGGTTGACGAGGCGTACGAGTACCGCGCACCCAAGTACTTCGACTTCGTCACCGACGAGACGGAGGACGacgtccgcgccgccgagcgctGGTTCGAGGCCAGCGCCAGCCACGCGCCCTCAC CGTTCGCCCCGAGGATCAAGGAGTCGAGGGCGGAGGTCAAGATCGATGGACTCTGCGACTTCGCGGACGCGGAGGAGCCTGCTCCGGCGACGAAG AAGGAAGCGACGGAGGCCGCGGCAGTCAACAACACCAATCCGGCAGGGGATGTTGATGG TGTGGCTGCTTGTCCTGATGCCATGTTGGAGTCGCCGCCAACGGTAGAGGAGGAGAAAGCGTCGTCCAAGTCTTTCGAGTTTCCCCTGTCGAAAGACTTGGTTGCCAAAT CTGATGGTGGGTCTAGCACACCTAATATTCGGAGGCAGCCTCCACCTGTGGAGATTGTCGTCActgctccgcctgcccgtgtCAAGTCAACAGTGAAGACCGAAGCGTGCACTCCAAAGGTTCAGGCTAACGCATCCAAGGGAGGTTTGACAGACTCAAAGATCATGCAAACGTCTGATCTGAAGCAGTCTTCGCTGAGAGTCAAGAAAAGTGTGATCAA GGGTGCTTGTGATTCGGTGGCCAGAAAGGCATCTACTGCCGCAAATGACATTGCGCAGGAAAATCAGGCTGTGAAGAGGCAAAAATTAGAAGATGGAAGGACTAGAGAG ATACTGAACGTCAAGACCCGGTTGCTGCCGCACAAGGGAAGAGGTGGTTTAGCAGGAAGCACCGAGATGACCCTGTCTTCCATGAGGATGAGGAAGCACCATGATGATGCCCACTCGTTGAAG GAAGTGTCACCATACATTTCTGCAGCTGAGATGGTCAAGAAGTTCGAGTCTGGGACCAGAGGTTCAGGCAACCAccccaacagatcaatgtcTCAC GAGGATGCAGGAACTGCAGTACAGAGAAAGCCCAAACTTGTGCTTACAAGGCCAAAGGAACCTGAGTTCCAGACTACCCACAGGGTCCGAGCAGTCAGAATGAAGAGCTCTGCAGAGCTAGAGGAGGAGATGCTTGCCAAGATCCCGAAGTTCAGAGCACGGCCATTTAACAGAAAA ATAGCTGAAGCTCCTTCATTCCCTCCTCTTCCAAGGAAAGCTCCACAGTTACCTGAATTCAAC GAATTCCACCTTAAAACGATGGAAAGAGCGTCTCGACATGCAGACACATGTTCAGAAACTTCTTCTGTGGGAACTATGCGC TTTCAGGGTAGTAAGACACTGAAAATGACAGAAGCGAAACCACCACAACTTGAGACAGCACTGCGTGCCAGGCCATCAAG GGTGAAAAGTTCTCAGGAATTGGAACTCGAGGAATTGGAGAAGGCCCCCAAGTTCAAGGCCAGGCCACTGAACAAAAAG ATCCTTGAGAGCAAGGGTGATATTGGTGTTTTTGCCCATCCGAAGCCTCAGGCAACAGAGCCCAAGGAGTTTCATTTTTGTACTGATGATCGCTTgggtcctcctcctgcagTTATGGATCTTTTCGATAAG CTTTCTCTGTACTCTGAATCTACGTCGTATAATGACAAGAAAGATGTGCCGAGAGTGACAATCCCTAACCCATTCAATCTACATACAGAT GAAAGAGGGCATGAAAAGGAGAGGCAACTGGAGGCACAGCTAATGCAGAAGAAGTTagaggaagagaaggccaGGAAATTTAAGGCTAATCCCTACCCCTACACCACAGACTATCCAGTG GTACCACCAAAGCCTGACCCAAAGCCATGCACACGCCCCGAAGGTTTTCAGCTGGAGAGCTTGGTGAGGCATGAATTGGAGCAGCAAAGATTCatggaagaaagagagaggatgGAGAGGGAAGAGGCTCAGAGGAGACTTGTCAAGGCACAACCAATACTGAAAGA GGATCCTATTCCTCTCCCAGAGAAGGAGCGGAAGCCTCTAACCGAAGTCCAGCAATTTCAACTGCATGTTGATGAAAGAGCTGTACAGAGATCAGAATTCGATACCATG TTGAAAGAGAAGGAAATTACTTACAAGAGGTTGAGAGAGGAGAATGAATTTGCACAGAAG ATCGAGGAAGAGAAGGCGCTGAAGCAGCTAAGGAGGACCTTGGTGCCACAAGCACGGCCTCTACCAAAGTTCGACAGACCCTTCCGTCCACAGAG GTCGATGAAGCAGGTGACGAGGCCCAAGTCACCACAGCTCCAGGTGAATGAAAGAGGCGCGAGAAGACATGCCTTCATTAGATGA
- the LOC100842911 gene encoding protein TPX2 isoform X3, protein MATETKPSSGTTAAVAAPQFQVDEAYEYRAPKYFDFVTDETEDDVRAAERWFEASASHAPSPFAPRIKESRAEVKIDGLCDFADAEEPAPATKEATEAAAVNNTNPAGDVDGVAACPDAMLESPPTVEEEKASSKSFEFPLSKDLVAKSADGGSSTPNIRRQPPPVEIVVTAPPARVKSTVKTEACTPKVQANASKGGLTDSKIMQTSDLKQSSLRVKKSVIKGACDSVARKASTAANDIAQENQAVKRQKLEDGRTREILNVKTRLLPHKGRGGLAGSTEMTLSSMRMRKHHDDAHSLKEVSPYISAAEMVKKFESGTRGSGNHPNRSMSHEDAGTAVQRKPKLVLTRPKEPEFQTTHRVRAVRMKSSAELEEEMLAKIPKFRARPFNRKIAEAPSFPPLPRKAPQLPEFNEFHLKTMERASRHADTCSETSSVGTMRFQGSKTLKMTEAKPPQLETALRARPSRVKSSQELELEELEKAPKFKARPLNKKILESKGDIGVFAHPKPQATEPKEFHFCTDDRLGPPPAVMDLFDKLSLYSESTSYNDKKDVPRVTIPNPFNLHTDERGHEKERQLEAQLMQKKLEEEKARKFKANPYPYTTDYPVVPPKPDPKPCTRPEGFQLESLVRHELEQQRFMEERERMEREEAQRRLVKAQPILKEDPIPLPEKERKPLTEVQQFQLHVDERAVQRSEFDTMLKEKEITYKRLREENEFAQKIEEEKALKQLRRTLVPQARPLPKFDRPFRPQRSMKQVTRPKSPQLQVNERGARRHAFIR, encoded by the exons ATGGCGACGGAGACGAAACCCTCCTCCGGGACGAcggccgcggtggcggcgccgcagtTCCAGGTTGACGAGGCGTACGAGTACCGCGCACCCAAGTACTTCGACTTCGTCACCGACGAGACGGAGGACGacgtccgcgccgccgagcgctGGTTCGAGGCCAGCGCCAGCCACGCGCCCTCAC CGTTCGCCCCGAGGATCAAGGAGTCGAGGGCGGAGGTCAAGATCGATGGACTCTGCGACTTCGCGGACGCGGAGGAGCCTGCTCCGGCGACGAAG GAAGCGACGGAGGCCGCGGCAGTCAACAACACCAATCCGGCAGGGGATGTTGATGG TGTGGCTGCTTGTCCTGATGCCATGTTGGAGTCGCCGCCAACGGTAGAGGAGGAGAAAGCGTCGTCCAAGTCTTTCGAGTTTCCCCTGTCGAAAGACTTGGTTGCCAAAT CAGCTGATGGTGGGTCTAGCACACCTAATATTCGGAGGCAGCCTCCACCTGTGGAGATTGTCGTCActgctccgcctgcccgtgtCAAGTCAACAGTGAAGACCGAAGCGTGCACTCCAAAGGTTCAGGCTAACGCATCCAAGGGAGGTTTGACAGACTCAAAGATCATGCAAACGTCTGATCTGAAGCAGTCTTCGCTGAGAGTCAAGAAAAGTGTGATCAA GGGTGCTTGTGATTCGGTGGCCAGAAAGGCATCTACTGCCGCAAATGACATTGCGCAGGAAAATCAGGCTGTGAAGAGGCAAAAATTAGAAGATGGAAGGACTAGAGAG ATACTGAACGTCAAGACCCGGTTGCTGCCGCACAAGGGAAGAGGTGGTTTAGCAGGAAGCACCGAGATGACCCTGTCTTCCATGAGGATGAGGAAGCACCATGATGATGCCCACTCGTTGAAG GAAGTGTCACCATACATTTCTGCAGCTGAGATGGTCAAGAAGTTCGAGTCTGGGACCAGAGGTTCAGGCAACCAccccaacagatcaatgtcTCAC GAGGATGCAGGAACTGCAGTACAGAGAAAGCCCAAACTTGTGCTTACAAGGCCAAAGGAACCTGAGTTCCAGACTACCCACAGGGTCCGAGCAGTCAGAATGAAGAGCTCTGCAGAGCTAGAGGAGGAGATGCTTGCCAAGATCCCGAAGTTCAGAGCACGGCCATTTAACAGAAAA ATAGCTGAAGCTCCTTCATTCCCTCCTCTTCCAAGGAAAGCTCCACAGTTACCTGAATTCAAC GAATTCCACCTTAAAACGATGGAAAGAGCGTCTCGACATGCAGACACATGTTCAGAAACTTCTTCTGTGGGAACTATGCGC TTTCAGGGTAGTAAGACACTGAAAATGACAGAAGCGAAACCACCACAACTTGAGACAGCACTGCGTGCCAGGCCATCAAG GGTGAAAAGTTCTCAGGAATTGGAACTCGAGGAATTGGAGAAGGCCCCCAAGTTCAAGGCCAGGCCACTGAACAAAAAG ATCCTTGAGAGCAAGGGTGATATTGGTGTTTTTGCCCATCCGAAGCCTCAGGCAACAGAGCCCAAGGAGTTTCATTTTTGTACTGATGATCGCTTgggtcctcctcctgcagTTATGGATCTTTTCGATAAG CTTTCTCTGTACTCTGAATCTACGTCGTATAATGACAAGAAAGATGTGCCGAGAGTGACAATCCCTAACCCATTCAATCTACATACAGAT GAAAGAGGGCATGAAAAGGAGAGGCAACTGGAGGCACAGCTAATGCAGAAGAAGTTagaggaagagaaggccaGGAAATTTAAGGCTAATCCCTACCCCTACACCACAGACTATCCAGTG GTACCACCAAAGCCTGACCCAAAGCCATGCACACGCCCCGAAGGTTTTCAGCTGGAGAGCTTGGTGAGGCATGAATTGGAGCAGCAAAGATTCatggaagaaagagagaggatgGAGAGGGAAGAGGCTCAGAGGAGACTTGTCAAGGCACAACCAATACTGAAAGA GGATCCTATTCCTCTCCCAGAGAAGGAGCGGAAGCCTCTAACCGAAGTCCAGCAATTTCAACTGCATGTTGATGAAAGAGCTGTACAGAGATCAGAATTCGATACCATG TTGAAAGAGAAGGAAATTACTTACAAGAGGTTGAGAGAGGAGAATGAATTTGCACAGAAG ATCGAGGAAGAGAAGGCGCTGAAGCAGCTAAGGAGGACCTTGGTGCCACAAGCACGGCCTCTACCAAAGTTCGACAGACCCTTCCGTCCACAGAG GTCGATGAAGCAGGTGACGAGGCCCAAGTCACCACAGCTCCAGGTGAATGAAAGAGGCGCGAGAAGACATGCCTTCATTAGATGA
- the LOC100831620 gene encoding probable protein phosphatase 2C 62, which produces MAGKEIYHKMKDKVKDAFSSSGPETGKGKTKLSGKRVKHGYHLVKGKSNHPMEDYLVAEYRQVGEHDLGLFAIFDGHLGHTVPDFLRAHLFDNILKEPEFLSDTKSAIRNAYLLTDEKILERAAELGRGGSTAVTAILISSDDSVKLVVANVGDSRAVISENGKAEQLSVDHEPSMERQTIEEKGGFVSNLPGDVPRVDGQLAVARAFGDRSLKKHLSSEPHVAEIVIDENSDFLILASDGLWKVMTNQEAVDEIKDFKDAQSAAKHLTEQAVNRRSKDDISCIVVKFHC; this is translated from the exons ATGGCCGGCAAGGAAATCTACCACAAGATGAAGGACAAG GTGAAAGATGCTTTTAGTTCATCAGGGCCAGAAACAGGGAAAGGCAAGACAAAATTGTCAGGCAAGCGTGTCAAGCATGGTTACCATCTTGTGAAGGGGAAATCAAATCATCCAATGGAAGACTACCTGGTAGCAGAGTACAGGCAAGTTGGCGAGCATGATTTGGGTCTTTTCGCCATATTTGATGGCCACCTGGGCCACACTGTTCCAGATTTTCTGCGCGCACATCTCTTTGATAACATCTTGAAAGAG CCAGAATTCTTGAGTGACACAAAGAGTGCTATCAGGAATGCGTATCTACTAACCGATGAAAAAATATTGGAAAGAGCAGCTGAGTTAGGAAGAGGAGGCTCCACAGCTGTTACTGCCATCTTAATAAGCAGTGATGATAGTGTGAAGCTAGTGGTTGCGAATGTTGGAGATTCACGAGCAGTTATTAGCGAGAATGGTAAAGCAGAGCAGCTTTCAGTTGATCATGAGCCGAGCATGGAGCGACAAACTATCGAGGAAAAAGGTGGTTTTGTCTCAAACCTACCAG GAGATGTACCACGAGTTGATGGGCAGCTGGCAGTTGCAAGGGCATTCGGAGATCGGAGCTTGAAAAAGCACCTCAGCTCTGAGCCACATGTGGCTGAGATAGTTATCGACGAGAATTCAGATTTTCTAATTCTAGCAAGTGATGGCTTATGGAAG GTGATGACGAACCAAGAGGCGGTCGATGAGATCAAGGACTTCAAGGACGCGCAGTCAGCTGCAAAGCACCTGACTGAGCAGGCCGTGAACAGGAGGAGCAAAGATGACATCTCCTGCATTGTTGTAAAGTTCCACTGCTAG